From a single Intestinibaculum porci genomic region:
- a CDS encoding 2-hydroxyacyl-CoA dehydratase, protein MAKSEELKVAFPMIANYNDVVRYFVEVGMNQTYIRQPKMTRRTMKLGAKYAPDMVCTPFKTILGSMIEALEAGADTLIMVFGYCRLGYYGELAERILRDLGYEFNYINMADYTTGKYKDYLKALKKINPKAKKIGMMKAGLEALKMMQNIDAIEEYYYQNLGFCEDPVKYKSIYTRFMHDMHKAKNSEDINEGYNKALEAFQSIPVHKGELPLKVAVLGEYFTVMDEFSNFNLEQDLAMMGVEVHRWMNVTHRNLHYPGEKNLHPRIQEYCQYEMGPTSSANIWYAKECAEKGFDGIIHVKSAGCTPEIDIMPVLSRISSDFKIPILYLTYDAQDGDAGFQTRLEAFYDMIEMRKKVNI, encoded by the coding sequence ATGGCGAAGAGTGAAGAATTAAAAGTGGCCTTTCCAATGATTGCCAATTATAACGATGTCGTTCGTTATTTTGTGGAAGTGGGGATGAACCAGACGTATATCAGACAGCCTAAAATGACCAGACGGACGATGAAATTAGGTGCTAAATATGCGCCGGATATGGTCTGTACACCGTTTAAGACGATTTTAGGGTCAATGATTGAAGCGTTAGAAGCTGGGGCGGATACTTTGATTATGGTCTTTGGTTACTGCCGCCTGGGCTATTATGGCGAATTAGCCGAGAGAATCTTACGTGATTTAGGCTATGAATTCAATTATATCAATATGGCTGATTACACGACTGGCAAATATAAGGATTACCTGAAAGCTTTAAAAAAGATCAATCCCAAAGCCAAAAAGATTGGCATGATGAAAGCGGGCTTAGAAGCGTTAAAGATGATGCAAAATATCGATGCGATTGAAGAATATTATTATCAGAATCTCGGTTTTTGCGAAGATCCCGTTAAATACAAAAGCATTTATACCCGTTTTATGCATGATATGCATAAAGCCAAAAACAGTGAAGACATTAACGAAGGCTATAATAAAGCGTTAGAAGCTTTCCAGAGCATACCGGTACATAAGGGGGAACTGCCATTAAAAGTCGCCGTTCTTGGGGAATACTTTACGGTCATGGATGAGTTCTCTAATTTTAACTTAGAACAGGATTTAGCGATGATGGGTGTAGAAGTGCATCGCTGGATGAATGTCACGCACCGTAATCTTCACTATCCCGGAGAAAAGAATCTCCATCCCCGCATCCAGGAATACTGTCAGTATGAAATGGGGCCAACCAGTTCCGCCAATATCTGGTATGCAAAAGAGTGCGCAGAAAAAGGCTTTGATGGCATCATACATGTGAAATCTGCCGGCTGTACACCAGAAATTGATATTATGCCGGTGTTATCACGCATCTCTAGTGACTTTAAAATTCCTATCCTTTATTTGACCTATGATGCCCAGGATGGGGATGCTGGTTTCCAGACCCGTCTGGAAGCTTTCTATGATATGATTGAAATGAGAAAGAAGGTTAACATCTAA
- a CDS encoding acyl-CoA dehydratase activase-related protein, with amino-acid sequence MELTRIPKRKIDRAKIVVGIPRAFLTFRYQTLWQSFFDALKIKTVMSQPTNLETMTKGENKANSEMCLAMKIYLGHVASLEGACDYVLVPRIADFGIRRVMCTTFQALPDLVMNIFRHASFKVLSYNVDSRLKTDEKEAMIAMAESLGFSHSEAKKAYKTAHKASEDAYDQQVEENEKLYKQKGLKIVVAGHSYVTEDRYIGKPIFDYLKDNGIIPIRADLVDRKEALKAAHKASPTLKWELSREIVGSLAMHYKDIDGVILLTVYPCALDSMVNDMIMRKNKMAEIPLLQLTLDAQSGTAGLETRLESFIDIITMREEQEDHGEE; translated from the coding sequence ATGGAACTAACCAGAATACCGAAACGCAAGATCGATCGCGCAAAGATTGTCGTTGGCATTCCGCGTGCTTTTTTAACATTTCGTTATCAGACTTTATGGCAGTCTTTCTTTGATGCTTTAAAGATCAAGACGGTGATGTCGCAGCCGACCAACTTAGAGACAATGACCAAAGGGGAAAATAAAGCCAATTCCGAAATGTGCTTAGCGATGAAGATTTATTTAGGCCATGTGGCTAGCTTGGAGGGGGCCTGCGACTATGTCCTCGTTCCGCGCATTGCCGACTTTGGCATTCGCCGAGTCATGTGTACGACCTTTCAGGCTTTGCCAGATTTAGTGATGAACATCTTTCGTCATGCCTCCTTCAAAGTGCTTTCCTATAATGTCGATTCACGCTTAAAGACCGATGAAAAAGAAGCGATGATCGCGATGGCGGAATCTTTAGGGTTTAGTCATTCTGAGGCGAAAAAAGCTTATAAAACAGCGCATAAGGCAAGTGAAGACGCTTATGATCAGCAGGTCGAAGAAAATGAAAAGCTGTATAAACAAAAAGGTTTAAAGATTGTCGTTGCGGGTCATAGTTATGTCACCGAAGATCGTTATATCGGTAAACCGATCTTTGATTACCTCAAAGATAATGGCATCATTCCTATTCGGGCAGATCTCGTTGATCGCAAGGAAGCTTTAAAAGCTGCTCATAAAGCATCACCAACTTTGAAATGGGAACTTTCTCGCGAAATTGTTGGCTCTTTAGCTATGCATTACAAGGATATTGATGGCGTCATTTTATTAACAGTCTATCCATGTGCTTTAGACTCGATGGTCAACGATATGATTATGCGTAAAAATAAAATGGCAGAAATACCGCTTTTACAGCTGACTTTAGATGCACAAAGCGGGACGGCCGGGCTGGAAACCCGTTTAGAAAGTTTCATTGATATTATTACAATGCGAGAGGAGCAGGAAGATCATGGCGAAGAGTGA
- a CDS encoding TMEM175 family protein, whose product MKQTLEEMKKINDEAGLNSAERALAFFDAVLAIAITLIVLELPVNDLNTHNYAKYHELFLYFTAFLMSFEVLGTIWHAHLRFYSVPAMRRNVQPLHILLLLVPVTLFPKATMLIASPKHSFYAILAYFITSGLLFLGTLLSLRYASKAVINNQGRDLWRYATHHLNESQLSAEDQERLSVTRERLKEQRRLIGFGEFFTLCEVISFMVMPILCYLFFILNLIVSFYLISSRHHLRQSC is encoded by the coding sequence ATGAAACAAACACTTGAAGAGATGAAGAAAATCAATGATGAAGCCGGACTTAATAGCGCTGAGCGCGCTTTAGCGTTCTTTGATGCCGTCTTGGCCATTGCCATCACATTAATTGTCTTAGAACTGCCCGTCAATGATCTCAATACCCATAATTATGCGAAATATCATGAGTTATTTTTATACTTTACCGCCTTTCTCATGTCCTTTGAGGTATTAGGAACAATCTGGCATGCTCATTTACGCTTTTACAGCGTGCCGGCGATGCGTCGCAATGTTCAGCCATTACACATTTTACTTTTATTAGTGCCGGTCACGCTCTTTCCCAAAGCCACAATGTTAATTGCCTCACCGAAACATAGTTTTTATGCCATTTTGGCTTATTTTATAACCAGTGGCCTTCTTTTCTTAGGAACGTTATTATCATTGCGCTATGCCTCCAAAGCCGTGATTAATAATCAGGGCCGTGATTTGTGGCGCTATGCAACACATCATCTGAATGAGAGTCAGTTATCAGCGGAGGATCAGGAGCGTCTCAGTGTCACCCGTGAGCGCCTTAAAGAGCAGCGCCGTCTCATTGGTTTTGGGGAATTTTTTACCTTGTGTGAAGTGATCAGTTTTATGGTGATGCCGATACTCTGTTATCTCTTTTTTATCCTCAATCTGATTGTGAGCTTTTATCTCATCTCATCACGTCATCATTTACGCCAGTCTTGTTAG
- a CDS encoding GGDEF domain-containing protein: MFEKINYYGQSYDVYKACRPQVLASIQKNTLFLLKTMSVATAVLTILSLLGLHRSYLFLYLVPCLCSLVLAWLLRERKGPVKAVMYLAMTLLLVFGIIDSAIDPHHVATAYLVFIVLTGILFIDTMINTIIYDFLIFAVFVGTSFYFKGAQIGLYDFFNGFIFTIVALILHNLVQKDKMVSFLILNKYNESQEQLKMQAYFDSLSGILNRSSFMKLLQQVIDEPHCDDLYLGFLDLDHFKSINDTYGHRVGDAAIVELAACLNKHLVVRYAHNPSLYETIDLNTDNATARLGGDEFLFAIHAPSAAICEAYLQELADCYESKIIEVNGQVVTNLHFSCGVLHYNNNYQDADALYQQVDQVMYEAKKQKDTRFLIKES; encoded by the coding sequence ATGTTTGAGAAAATCAATTACTACGGTCAAAGCTACGACGTCTATAAAGCCTGTCGGCCCCAGGTGCTTGCAAGCATCCAGAAAAATACCTTGTTTTTATTAAAGACAATGTCTGTGGCAACCGCTGTCTTAACGATTTTAAGTCTGCTTGGTTTACATCGCAGCTATCTGTTTTTATATCTGGTGCCATGTCTTTGTTCCCTTGTTTTAGCATGGCTGCTGAGGGAAAGGAAAGGGCCGGTGAAAGCTGTTATGTATCTTGCTATGACGCTTTTGCTGGTATTTGGTATTATTGATTCCGCTATTGATCCCCATCACGTTGCGACCGCTTATTTGGTTTTCATTGTGCTAACCGGTATTTTGTTTATCGATACAATGATCAACACAATTATTTATGATTTCCTCATCTTTGCCGTATTTGTCGGCACATCTTTTTATTTTAAAGGGGCGCAGATCGGTCTTTATGATTTTTTTAACGGTTTTATTTTTACTATCGTTGCGCTGATTCTCCATAACTTAGTGCAAAAGGATAAAATGGTCTCTTTTCTGATTCTCAATAAGTACAATGAAAGTCAGGAACAGTTAAAAATGCAGGCTTATTTTGATTCACTTAGCGGTATTCTCAATCGTTCTTCTTTTATGAAACTCTTACAGCAAGTCATTGATGAGCCCCATTGTGATGATCTTTACCTGGGCTTTTTAGATTTAGATCACTTCAAAAGCATTAATGATACCTATGGTCATCGCGTTGGTGATGCCGCTATTGTGGAGCTGGCAGCGTGCCTCAATAAACATTTAGTGGTGCGTTATGCCCATAATCCTAGTCTCTACGAAACCATTGACTTAAATACCGACAATGCGACCGCGCGCCTTGGTGGGGATGAATTCCTCTTTGCCATCCACGCCCCAAGTGCCGCAATCTGTGAAGCTTATTTACAGGAGCTAGCGGACTGTTATGAATCAAAAATTATTGAAGTCAATGGTCAAGTCGTGACAAATTTACATTTCTCTTGCGGCGTTTTGCATTATAATAATAACTATCAGGATGCTGATGCCCTTTATCAGCAGGTGGATCAGGTGATGTATGAAGCCAAAAAACAAAAGGATACCCGCTTCCTGATCAAAGAATCTTAG
- a CDS encoding GGDEF domain-containing phosphodiesterase, producing MEERGADMSFNEKELHEIYDQIEGGICLFTNDEEKRIVFASSGLLTLYHCETQEEFFSLTHGHVKGMVYDADYQQVMDRFGLEGTHYLTFRRIALDSTIHHVVGYSRLITLDGQQYSYMHLLCGQVESAYHQLTQSLPVLDATHFYNEVLSAISNQENDYVPIVFNVTNFKEYNRFYGISAGDDCIEKIAETLIDTFQGDLVGHAYADNFLVCAHKKQLHEKIQRVCETINHYIGNSSILIKCGLFNFIPHSSLNSVRHVFDRAKLACSSISHDATKDCAYYTEEMSKMQDRRLYIIRNFEQAMEKGHIKVFLQPVVRTYSEKLCGFEALARWDDPKLGLISPGLFVPILEDAKLISKLDHYIIEKVCQHFTDHAHSDVAQVPISVNLSRIDFDLLDPFQDIEALIEKYHVDRSLLRIEITETVLQRNEAKLATMIGQFHNAGYQVWLDDFGSEYSSLNALHNYHFDELKIDMGFFRHFDEKSRKIITSVVMMAKVLEMHTLAEGVETREQADFLREIGCGKIQGYYYGKPMPYGEVLAHCQKRGIAIEKATDAKMYDQAELINIISNNGTAILHYDGVAPQMLAWNATYKKVMETAGTIGRIKANENLRAKDYPLRGKFKKLLDRAYQSKNEEVISYVDNGQYYRVAVKYVAGLKDDWLGIAQLSNITGETEYSKMDQYDMILRHLYQIYDGIYYLNRSLDQIEVLECVHERISAGTIFHHIDQTFETFTHTLVHPDDREMYLHFINIHALYQSLKKNDQGVISTVVRVKREDGIYHWTEYIALLLYKTKTKDIVICERKSYYDSHKDDPRIVNLMKNTQSHR from the coding sequence ATGGAAGAAAGAGGTGCGGACATGAGTTTCAACGAAAAAGAATTACATGAGATTTATGATCAAATTGAAGGTGGCATTTGTTTATTCACCAATGATGAAGAAAAACGCATTGTTTTTGCGAGCAGTGGATTACTGACTCTTTATCATTGTGAAACTCAGGAAGAATTCTTTTCTTTAACGCACGGTCATGTTAAAGGGATGGTTTATGACGCGGATTATCAGCAGGTCATGGATCGCTTTGGCTTGGAAGGGACCCATTATTTGACTTTTCGAAGAATTGCGCTTGATTCTACGATTCATCATGTCGTCGGCTATAGTCGCTTAATCACCTTAGATGGTCAACAGTACAGCTATATGCATCTACTGTGCGGTCAGGTGGAAAGTGCCTATCATCAGTTAACCCAGTCTTTACCAGTCCTTGATGCCACCCATTTCTATAATGAAGTGCTCAGCGCGATCAGCAACCAGGAAAATGATTATGTGCCAATCGTTTTTAATGTCACTAATTTTAAGGAATACAATCGCTTTTATGGAATTTCAGCTGGAGATGACTGCATTGAGAAAATAGCCGAGACATTGATTGACACATTTCAAGGGGATCTGGTTGGTCATGCTTATGCCGATAATTTTTTGGTATGCGCCCACAAAAAGCAGCTCCATGAAAAAATTCAAAGAGTCTGTGAAACAATAAATCATTATATCGGGAATAGTTCGATTCTGATCAAATGCGGTCTTTTTAACTTTATTCCTCATTCTTCATTAAACAGTGTACGTCACGTTTTCGACCGCGCGAAATTAGCCTGCTCCAGCATTTCTCATGATGCCACAAAAGATTGTGCTTATTACACTGAAGAAATGAGTAAAATGCAGGATCGTCGGCTGTATATCATTCGTAACTTTGAACAGGCGATGGAAAAAGGGCATATCAAGGTCTTCTTACAGCCGGTTGTGCGTACGTATAGCGAGAAGCTATGCGGCTTCGAAGCCTTAGCGCGCTGGGATGATCCTAAATTAGGCTTAATCTCTCCTGGACTCTTTGTGCCGATCCTTGAAGATGCCAAGCTGATCTCGAAGCTGGATCACTATATTATTGAAAAGGTCTGCCAGCATTTTACGGATCATGCTCATAGTGACGTGGCGCAGGTACCGATTTCTGTCAATTTATCACGTATTGACTTTGATTTACTGGATCCTTTTCAGGATATTGAAGCGCTGATTGAAAAATATCATGTCGATCGCTCACTTTTGCGGATTGAAATTACCGAAACAGTTTTACAGCGCAATGAAGCGAAGCTAGCAACGATGATCGGCCAGTTCCATAATGCCGGGTATCAGGTGTGGCTCGATGACTTTGGTAGTGAGTACTCCTCACTCAATGCCTTACATAATTATCACTTTGATGAATTAAAGATCGATATGGGCTTTTTCCGTCATTTCGATGAAAAGTCCCGCAAGATTATTACATCGGTCGTGATGATGGCAAAGGTCTTAGAAATGCATACCTTAGCCGAAGGCGTTGAAACCCGCGAACAGGCGGATTTCTTAAGAGAAATCGGCTGTGGTAAAATCCAAGGCTATTATTATGGCAAGCCGATGCCTTATGGGGAGGTGCTAGCGCACTGTCAAAAGCGTGGTATTGCTATTGAAAAGGCTACCGATGCTAAGATGTATGATCAGGCGGAACTGATTAATATCATTTCTAATAATGGCACCGCTATTTTGCATTATGACGGCGTTGCGCCGCAAATGTTAGCGTGGAACGCCACTTATAAAAAAGTCATGGAAACCGCAGGAACTATTGGCCGTATCAAGGCTAATGAAAACTTACGGGCAAAAGACTATCCGCTGCGCGGCAAATTCAAGAAGCTGCTTGATCGGGCCTATCAGTCAAAAAATGAAGAAGTTATCAGTTATGTTGATAACGGTCAGTATTATCGCGTGGCAGTCAAGTATGTGGCTGGCCTTAAAGATGACTGGCTGGGGATTGCTCAGTTATCCAATATTACCGGAGAAACTGAATATTCCAAGATGGATCAGTATGATATGATTTTACGCCATCTCTATCAGATCTATGATGGGATCTATTATCTCAATCGCTCGTTAGATCAAATTGAAGTCCTTGAGTGCGTGCATGAAAGAATTAGTGCCGGAACGATTTTCCATCACATTGATCAAACTTTTGAAACCTTCACGCATACGCTCGTACATCCTGATGATCGTGAGATGTACTTGCATTTTATTAATATTCATGCACTTTATCAATCTTTAAAGAAAAATGATCAAGGCGTTATTTCGACAGTCGTGCGAGTAAAACGTGAAGATGGCATCTATCATTGGACTGAGTATATTGCCTTACTGCTTTATAAAACGAAGACTAAAGATATTGTCATTTGTGAACGGAAATCTTATTATGACAGCCACAAGGATGATCCACGTATTGTCAATCTTATGAAAAATACACAATCGCATCGCTAA
- a CDS encoding AAA domain-containing protein: protein MDVQKRDEVSSRVISLYRFLYELDQLKASVITNVDAYQWHLSLKDLKDVDPVNIKVLVPSEANDYTLLTVHKPELTPCPAPDASFKDALVLGYEDYTQDDALLHELAGESLEAYRKWHTKRRNWQKKQRILAQSRDLFTSLFNVFNDLERDYETLEMVCANGILQDRSQPHLRHPLVLKRVAMAFNADDNTLYFKDTDRHAELYTGLFNADEHLNSQGIPHLRDELVSTSYHPVNDEGGFLKRLTHALSPDSYYCEESSYEGWEKQNSIIVFNDPMLILRRREEGTAKAIESIINKIEETKQVPVPIRNLVMGGKIDMPTIDHQETIDEALASVGGESLDILLSKEANREQLEVAKRIEHYDAVLVQGPPGTGKTHEIANLMGHFLAKGKSVLVTSYTKKALSVLKDQIDPLIQPLCVSVLDDSNEDMENSVDGITDFISRNTSYELKNEMDALDLERREAFKDLSKVRKQLFDVIASEYQNIRFEGQEVSLAEAAIFVYQHQQDLAYIPGKVKLGASLPLNYQELSDLYHANKDLSAEDEKQMRFVLPEPAFLLSPAEFNEMVKEAQKIEEEFQDIENTNHFVIRNQEFRRVLNVEIGAQKFAIDYPHEEDLNDLIGLVKSLPEWNEAIKTMVVDGKLGGANASRWQKLITALKDCQRVSETMMDQHFGKQYTIHGNFENYQASYEKTRDLLSKKGKIGFFDTLFDRKLKTCQSLIDVDGHALETVDDVSYVLDLITLKKKKNQCASYWDSLLVPLGEKAFNDLDEKHPETIAYGLIKPMEKYLSYFDDSYPALEKAMRKAHIPMELMNGKREYMSERDGLNALIEAIEKYLTPLFKLLVGAVRLGDINSIIEENIQMIGHDVKASIVEDLTQALRFKKAHDYEDAYHHLELIQSQRHVHEKRQDYLDTLASVAPDWAHAIEEHDGIHGQDHVPDNINEAWRYKQYVALLTKILKEPYEELEDKAEALSKRFKEKTTAFAQKSAWYHLLCETEKNIDMKQALQGWKQTVKKIGKGNRKDAAMYKAKARELMGQCQKAVPGWIMPIGKALETLDPTTNHFDVIIIDEASQANLSSLAVAYMGDKMIIVGDEHQVSPMAVGVDTNKVNNLIQMYLQGIIPNAHLYNAKTSIYDLAMMTYQPLMLREHFRCVPEIIGFSNHLIYEDKIRPLRETHSTHVKPALVTYHVPGKREGKVNKIEAQMIVSLIRSCIRQDEYKDKTFGVISLLGDEQAKYIQELIDAQISLKDIEKRRILCGNASHFQGDERDVMFLSLVDSPKGEPLPLISKTVDETYEKRYNVAASRARDQLWIVTSLEPERDLKEGDLRRELITYGLHPHDYDFKRVTYKRSPFEEAIYDELTSRGYEMASWQVGSYDLPLIVVAKDNDVVIACDGDRYHMSDENIREDMEKQTILERVGWRFIRIRASEYFTHPKGTMETLIKRLERLGVKPQKQTVKRNDLLYRVKADLIQNIPISAMNQFPPEMVDMMMKDAAIKKQKAE from the coding sequence ATGGATGTACAAAAACGAGATGAAGTCTCTTCACGAGTCATCTCCTTGTATCGTTTCTTATACGAATTAGATCAGCTCAAAGCCAGTGTCATTACGAATGTCGATGCCTATCAGTGGCATCTCTCATTAAAGGACCTGAAAGATGTTGATCCCGTCAATATTAAAGTCTTAGTGCCTAGTGAGGCCAACGATTATACCTTATTAACCGTTCATAAACCAGAATTAACGCCCTGTCCGGCGCCTGATGCGTCTTTTAAAGATGCGTTAGTGCTCGGCTATGAGGATTATACGCAGGATGATGCCCTGCTTCATGAGTTGGCAGGGGAAAGCTTAGAGGCTTATCGCAAATGGCATACGAAGCGTCGCAACTGGCAAAAAAAGCAGCGCATTTTAGCGCAGAGCCGTGATCTGTTTACCTCATTATTTAATGTCTTTAATGATTTAGAAAGAGATTACGAAACCTTAGAAATGGTGTGCGCCAATGGGATTTTACAAGATCGAAGTCAGCCTCATTTACGCCACCCATTAGTCTTAAAGCGCGTGGCGATGGCGTTTAATGCGGATGATAATACCTTATATTTTAAAGATACGGATCGCCATGCCGAATTATATACCGGCTTATTCAATGCTGATGAGCATTTAAACAGTCAGGGGATTCCGCATTTACGCGATGAACTTGTCAGCACCAGCTATCACCCGGTCAACGATGAAGGCGGTTTTCTTAAACGCTTAACCCATGCCTTATCACCAGATAGCTATTACTGTGAAGAAAGCAGCTATGAAGGCTGGGAGAAACAAAACAGTATTATTGTCTTTAATGATCCAATGCTGATTTTAAGACGCCGTGAAGAAGGCACTGCCAAAGCCATTGAAAGTATTATTAATAAAATCGAAGAAACCAAGCAGGTGCCAGTACCGATTCGCAACTTAGTGATGGGCGGTAAGATCGACATGCCCACGATCGACCATCAGGAAACCATCGATGAAGCGTTAGCGTCAGTCGGCGGTGAAAGCTTAGATATTCTTTTATCCAAAGAAGCCAACCGTGAACAGTTAGAGGTGGCGAAGCGGATTGAACATTACGATGCAGTCTTAGTGCAGGGGCCGCCAGGTACTGGGAAAACCCACGAAATTGCAAACTTGATGGGCCACTTCCTTGCAAAAGGAAAATCGGTATTAGTCACCAGTTATACAAAGAAGGCCTTATCGGTTTTAAAGGATCAGATCGATCCGCTGATTCAGCCGCTTTGTGTCAGCGTCTTAGATGATTCGAATGAAGATATGGAAAACAGCGTTGACGGAATTACTGATTTTATTTCTCGTAATACGTCATACGAGTTAAAAAATGAGATGGATGCCTTAGATTTAGAACGCCGTGAAGCGTTTAAAGATTTAAGCAAAGTCCGAAAACAGCTCTTTGATGTGATCGCTTCAGAATATCAGAATATTCGCTTTGAAGGGCAGGAAGTTTCCTTAGCAGAAGCGGCCATCTTTGTTTATCAGCACCAGCAGGATCTCGCTTATATTCCCGGCAAGGTAAAGCTAGGAGCCTCTTTGCCGTTAAATTATCAGGAGCTTAGTGATCTTTATCATGCCAATAAAGATTTAAGCGCCGAAGATGAAAAGCAGATGCGTTTTGTCTTGCCAGAACCTGCGTTCTTATTATCGCCAGCCGAATTTAACGAAATGGTGAAAGAAGCGCAAAAGATTGAAGAAGAGTTCCAGGATATCGAAAATACCAATCATTTTGTCATTCGTAATCAGGAATTCAGACGTGTTCTCAATGTCGAAATCGGCGCTCAGAAGTTTGCCATTGACTACCCGCATGAAGAAGATCTCAATGATTTAATTGGTTTAGTGAAGTCATTGCCAGAATGGAATGAAGCTATTAAAACAATGGTTGTCGATGGAAAGCTCGGCGGGGCTAATGCTTCACGCTGGCAAAAGCTGATCACCGCTTTAAAAGATTGTCAGCGGGTCAGTGAAACGATGATGGACCAGCATTTTGGCAAGCAGTATACCATCCATGGGAATTTTGAAAATTATCAGGCAAGCTATGAAAAGACGCGTGATCTGCTTTCTAAAAAAGGCAAGATCGGCTTCTTCGATACACTTTTTGACCGCAAACTCAAAACCTGTCAAAGTCTTATTGACGTGGATGGCCATGCTTTGGAAACCGTTGATGATGTGTCTTATGTCTTAGACTTGATCACCCTAAAGAAGAAAAAGAATCAGTGCGCCTCTTACTGGGATTCCTTATTAGTCCCATTAGGCGAAAAAGCTTTCAATGATTTAGATGAAAAGCATCCTGAAACAATCGCCTATGGTCTCATTAAGCCAATGGAGAAATACTTAAGCTATTTTGATGATTCTTATCCCGCTTTAGAAAAAGCCATGCGCAAAGCGCATATCCCGATGGAGCTGATGAATGGCAAACGGGAATATATGTCGGAACGTGATGGTTTGAATGCCCTCATTGAAGCGATTGAGAAATACTTAACGCCATTATTTAAGCTACTTGTGGGGGCGGTACGCTTAGGGGATATTAACAGTATCATTGAAGAAAACATCCAGATGATCGGTCATGATGTTAAAGCTTCGATCGTCGAAGACTTAACGCAGGCCTTACGCTTTAAAAAAGCCCATGATTACGAAGACGCTTATCATCATTTAGAGTTAATTCAGTCACAGCGTCATGTTCATGAAAAACGTCAGGACTATTTAGACACTTTAGCGAGCGTTGCACCAGATTGGGCGCATGCGATTGAAGAACATGATGGCATCCATGGCCAAGATCATGTTCCAGACAATATTAATGAGGCTTGGCGTTATAAACAGTATGTGGCTTTATTAACGAAGATTCTTAAAGAACCTTATGAAGAATTAGAAGATAAGGCAGAAGCCTTAAGCAAGCGTTTTAAAGAAAAAACAACTGCTTTTGCGCAAAAGAGTGCCTGGTATCATCTGCTTTGTGAAACGGAAAAGAACATTGATATGAAACAGGCTTTACAAGGCTGGAAACAGACCGTGAAAAAGATTGGCAAAGGCAACCGTAAGGATGCGGCAATGTATAAAGCTAAAGCCCGCGAACTGATGGGCCAGTGTCAGAAAGCTGTGCCGGGCTGGATTATGCCAATTGGAAAAGCCTTAGAAACCTTAGATCCGACGACGAACCATTTTGATGTCATCATTATCGATGAAGCTTCACAGGCTAACTTGTCATCGTTAGCCGTCGCTTATATGGGTGATAAGATGATTATCGTCGGGGATGAACATCAGGTCAGTCCAATGGCAGTTGGGGTGGATACCAATAAGGTTAATAATCTCATTCAGATGTATTTACAGGGAATTATTCCTAATGCCCACCTCTACAATGCGAAAACATCCATCTATGATTTAGCAATGATGACCTATCAGCCATTAATGTTAAGAGAACACTTTAGATGCGTGCCAGAAATTATCGGCTTCTCTAACCATCTGATTTATGAAGATAAAATCAGACCGCTGCGCGAAACCCATTCCACCCATGTCAAACCAGCCTTGGTTACATATCATGTGCCAGGTAAACGTGAGGGCAAGGTGAACAAGATCGAAGCGCAGATGATTGTCTCCTTGATTCGTTCATGTATTCGTCAAGACGAATACAAGGATAAGACGTTTGGTGTTATCTCTTTATTAGGCGATGAACAGGCGAAATATATCCAGGAGCTTATCGATGCCCAGATCAGCCTCAAAGATATTGAAAAACGGCGTATTCTCTGTGGGAATGCTTCGCATTTCCAGGGCGATGAACGTGATGTGATGTTCTTAAGCTTAGTGGATTCACCAAAAGGAGAACCGTTGCCATTAATCTCTAAAACCGTTGATGAAACATATGAAAAACGTTACAACGTCGCGGCTTCACGAGCCCGCGATCAGTTATGGATCGTGACCTCATTAGAGCCGGAACGGGACTTAAAAGAAGGCGACTTACGCCGTGAATTAATCACTTATGGTCTTCATCCCCATGATTATGACTTCAAGCGCGTGACTTATAAACGTTCGCCATTTGAAGAAGCCATTTATGATGAATTAACTTCACGCGGTTATGAAATGGCCTCATGGCAGGTGGGTTCTTACGACTTACCACTTATTGTCGTAGCGAAAGACAACGACGTGGTCATTGCCTGTGATGGTGACCGTTATCATATGAGTGATGAAAATATCCGTGAGGATATGGAAAAACAGACCATCTTAGAGCGTGTCGGCTGGCGTTTTATCCGCATTCGTGCAAGTGAATATTTCACTCATCCGAAAGGGACGATGGAAACCCTCATCAAACGGTTAGAACGTTTGGGTGTAAAACCGCAAAAACAGACCGTTAAACGCAATGACTTGCTGTACCGGGTCAAAGCCGACCTGATTCAAAATATCCCTATCAGTGCGATGAACCAGTTCCCACCAGAAATGGTTGATATGATGATGAAGGATGCAGCCATCAAGAAACAGAAGGCGGAGTAA